One window of the Anaeromyxobacter dehalogenans 2CP-C genome contains the following:
- a CDS encoding GAF domain-containing sensor histidine kinase: MTSLPTASVLADLAHALESGQDAEARVRRALAALRRLVPHDRCALVNATAAAAPRLLLEPPLPEPARRRLETKAEALLASLFDHGPAAVPSIPAGPTSHLAVPLVALDAVAGVLVVERDDGAYGEQDLQLLSVVASLLGAYLASLRLHDEERRVAQELRDAIGRRTHFLSMLSHELRNPLGSIGNALHLLDRVAPGSERAASARAIMGRQFGHLTRLVNDLLDATRLASGKVQVRRARMDLAEIVRRTVDDHRSLFVRGDLDLRVADGPLWVDGDAVRLAQVVGNLLSNAAKFAGPGGRTEVSVAREEPGIAVVRVRDDGVGIAPEVRSRLFEPFAQGADTFDRNRGGLGLGLALAKGLVDLHGGTIAAGGDDGGRGTELVVRLPLLPETHAATAPASGGMADRATVP, encoded by the coding sequence GTGACCTCGCTCCCCACGGCCTCGGTCCTCGCCGACCTCGCGCACGCGCTCGAGTCCGGTCAGGACGCGGAGGCGCGTGTCCGGCGGGCGCTCGCTGCCCTCCGCCGCCTCGTACCCCACGATCGGTGCGCGCTCGTGAACGCCACGGCGGCGGCCGCGCCGCGGCTCCTGCTCGAGCCGCCGCTCCCCGAGCCCGCGCGCCGGCGCCTGGAGACCAAGGCGGAGGCGCTGCTCGCGTCGCTCTTCGACCACGGCCCTGCCGCGGTCCCGTCGATCCCCGCCGGGCCGACGTCGCACCTCGCGGTGCCGCTCGTCGCGCTGGACGCGGTCGCCGGCGTCCTCGTGGTCGAGCGCGACGACGGCGCGTACGGTGAACAGGATCTCCAGTTGCTCTCGGTGGTCGCCTCGCTGCTCGGCGCCTACCTCGCGTCCCTCCGGCTGCACGACGAGGAGCGCCGGGTCGCGCAGGAGCTCCGTGACGCGATCGGCAGGCGGACCCACTTCCTGAGCATGCTCTCGCACGAGCTCCGGAACCCGCTCGGCTCCATCGGCAACGCGCTTCACCTGCTCGACCGCGTGGCGCCAGGCAGCGAGCGCGCAGCGAGCGCGCGCGCCATCATGGGCCGGCAGTTCGGTCACCTGACGAGGCTCGTGAACGACCTGCTCGACGCGACTCGCCTCGCGAGCGGCAAGGTGCAGGTCCGCCGGGCGCGAATGGATCTCGCCGAGATCGTCCGCCGGACCGTGGACGACCACAGATCCCTGTTCGTCCGCGGCGATCTCGACCTGCGGGTGGCCGACGGGCCGCTGTGGGTGGACGGCGACGCCGTCCGGCTCGCGCAGGTGGTCGGCAACCTGCTCTCCAACGCGGCCAAGTTCGCGGGCCCCGGCGGGCGGACCGAGGTGTCGGTCGCGCGCGAGGAGCCGGGGATCGCGGTCGTGCGCGTCCGCGACGACGGGGTCGGGATCGCGCCGGAGGTCCGCTCCCGCCTCTTCGAGCCGTTCGCCCAGGGGGCCGACACGTTCGATCGCAATCGAGGCGGGCTCGGGCTCGGGCTCGCGCTCGCGAAGGGGCTGGTGGACCTCCACGGCGGCACCATCGCCGCCGGCGGCGACGACGGGGGCCGCGGCACCGAGCTCGTCGTCAGGCTCCCGCTCCTGCCGGAGACGCACGCCGCGACGGCGCCCGCGTCCGGGGGGATGGCGGATCGAGCAACCGTCCCCTGA
- a CDS encoding ATPase domain-containing protein: protein MSGDGQALRLERVSTGVEGLDQVLGGGIPAKSITVVSGEPGSGKTVLALQMLFHAARQGKRSLYFTTLSEPSLKLVRHMQGFRFFDPRLLDEKVRIVDLGSRLRAHDPAAALATVVERVEESEPDLVVIDSFKALHDLSREPERERTLTYDFAVQMASWGATTLLVGEYAAADAGQLPEFAIADGIVRLGTAPQDLNRIRELEIQKLRGSAFVPGVHLFEIGGDGISFFPRVSSPAAPAAAEPPPGAQRALLSTGVAQLDALFHGGIPPASSTTVMGGTGTGKTLLGLHFLVEGARRGEPGVLFTLEETPDQLRDIASKFPFGFAGLEEQGLVHLRYAPPIELSTDRFLHEVRREVERLGARRVVIDSLTSLALGAVSERRYRELVYALAKHLRGAGATLVMTLEITELLGTGQLSGHGVSFASDNVVQLRYVELGGRLDRAVSGIKARGVDVNTEVRGMTIGPGGVDVSERAPFKELRGVLTGIPVAAGKPTP, encoded by the coding sequence ATGAGCGGTGACGGCCAGGCGCTTCGGCTCGAGCGCGTCAGCACCGGCGTCGAGGGGCTCGACCAGGTCCTGGGCGGCGGCATCCCGGCGAAGTCGATCACGGTCGTCTCGGGCGAGCCCGGATCCGGGAAGACGGTCCTCGCCCTCCAGATGCTGTTCCACGCGGCCCGCCAGGGGAAGCGCTCGCTCTACTTCACCACGCTCTCCGAGCCGTCGCTGAAGCTCGTGCGGCACATGCAGGGGTTCCGCTTCTTCGACCCCCGGCTCCTCGACGAGAAGGTCCGCATCGTGGACCTCGGCTCGAGGCTCCGCGCCCACGACCCGGCGGCCGCGCTCGCGACGGTCGTCGAGCGCGTCGAGGAGAGCGAGCCCGACCTCGTCGTGATCGACAGCTTCAAGGCGCTGCACGATCTGTCCAGGGAGCCGGAGCGGGAGCGCACCCTCACCTACGACTTCGCGGTCCAGATGGCGAGCTGGGGCGCGACGACGCTCCTCGTCGGCGAGTACGCGGCCGCCGACGCGGGGCAGCTGCCGGAGTTCGCGATCGCCGATGGCATCGTGCGGCTCGGGACGGCGCCGCAGGACCTGAACCGCATCCGCGAGCTGGAGATCCAGAAGCTCCGCGGCTCCGCGTTCGTGCCCGGCGTCCACCTCTTCGAGATCGGCGGGGACGGCATCTCGTTCTTCCCGCGCGTCAGCTCGCCGGCGGCCCCCGCCGCCGCCGAGCCACCCCCCGGGGCGCAGCGCGCGCTGCTGTCCACCGGCGTCGCGCAGCTCGACGCCCTCTTCCACGGCGGCATCCCGCCGGCGAGCAGCACCACCGTCATGGGCGGGACGGGAACCGGCAAGACGCTGCTCGGGCTCCACTTCCTGGTGGAGGGCGCGCGCCGCGGTGAGCCGGGCGTGCTGTTCACGCTCGAGGAGACCCCCGACCAGCTCCGGGACATCGCGAGCAAGTTCCCGTTCGGCTTCGCGGGGCTCGAGGAGCAGGGGCTCGTACACCTCCGCTACGCGCCGCCCATCGAGCTCTCCACCGACCGCTTCCTCCACGAGGTGCGCCGGGAGGTCGAGCGCCTCGGCGCGAGGCGCGTCGTCATCGACAGCCTCACGAGCCTGGCGCTCGGGGCCGTCTCGGAGCGCCGGTACCGCGAGCTCGTCTACGCGCTCGCGAAGCACCTGCGCGGGGCCGGCGCGACGCTGGTGATGACGCTCGAGATCACCGAGCTCCTCGGGACCGGGCAGCTGTCCGGCCACGGCGTGTCGTTCGCGAGCGACAACGTCGTCCAGCTCCGCTACGTCGAGCTCGGCGGCCGGCTCGACCGCGCCGTGTCGGGCATCAAGGCGCGCGGCGTCGATGTGAACACCGAGGTGCGCGGGATGACCATCGGGCCGGGCGGCGTGGACGTCTCGGAGCGGGCGCCGTTCAAGGAGCTGCGCGGCGTGCTCACCGGCATCCCCGTCGCGGCCGGGAAGCCCACGCCGTGA
- a CDS encoding chemotaxis protein CheB, translating to MATPKPEPAASDAQEAEWRAREGERLLVVGIGASAGGLEALERFLRRVPPDSGLAYVVVQHLSPEHESSLADILARATQLPVELASEGKRIERDHVYVIPPAAGLVVERGALRLVPFDHKGARLLVNTFLTSLAEDQRENAVGIVLSGTGSDGALGIAAVKRHGGRTFAQAPGDARYESMPAAAIATGMVEQVLPAEEIPAALVKLAAERRHHPPESARGEAEGLGQALEAVGRTTGHDFSRYKRTTILRRLHRRMAATGVGTVREYAALLQGDADETRLLAEDLTINVTSFFRDDAPFRVLEQVVIPDLLKRRRAEGVRLWVPACSSGEEAYSLAILFCERGDELPRPPQIQVFATDIDASALAEARRGQYTSVVERQVSAERLARFFTRRGDSYSVTRPLRDLCIFTEHDLVRDPPFSRMDLVSCRNLLIYLEPALQKRVIELLHYALRPGGYLLLGKAEMIDAQELELFEVVDKTERVFRRREVDRRPAILPPGRRALPLELAAPSRRGDPEVRSAADRSRSIVLEEYAPPSVVVDARGEIRYYWGTKLAFFLPPRAGAPSTNLMHVARRELRVELSAALHNAARQAKPVTYKDVVVEAEGVQRRLNIVVRPLPPSERDPDELFLVVFEELQSVPIAHGTPLDAPTLERHQQLQRDLESTQERLQVTIEELENANEALRSSNEQLQAMNEEMHSANEELQTSQEELQSVNEELNTLNAELNKKVDELELLYGDIQNLFQSTQIATIFLDRQSRIARFTPAATAVFRLADGDVGRPLSDFAARFDAQGVPQEVARVLETLAPIERTVGLVDEKRSFLMRMNPYRTPSNVIAGVVVSFIDITQLKETEAALRRAVEERERAEQSLRDEDRRKDQFLAVLSHELRNPLAPILSSLHVLEHGTADTGAAAKAHAIIARQVGYLARLVDDLLDVTRIANGKLQVERRPLDLRELARRTAEDHRVTFTTREVALEVALPHEPVWVEGDSTRLAQVIGNVLQNAAKFTPGGGSVRLSLEAADPVAVLRVRDTGVGVDPAMIPRLFQPFSQADTTLDRRLGGLGLGLALVKGLVETHGGTIALSSGGKGMGTEVTVRLPLVAAPAGVAVAPAAAPPRPRRILVIEDNVDAAESLRLALELEGHEVAVAHDGPQGIRRAHELTPEVVLCDIGLPEMDGYAVARALRREPGLRNTLLIALTGYALPDDHRRAAEAGFDAHLTKPTTLEGVQEAIDRAPPPASPGGGAPP from the coding sequence ATGGCCACGCCGAAGCCCGAGCCTGCCGCGAGCGACGCGCAAGAAGCCGAGTGGCGCGCCAGGGAGGGCGAGCGTCTCCTCGTCGTCGGCATCGGCGCCTCGGCTGGCGGCCTCGAGGCGCTCGAGCGCTTCCTCCGGCGGGTACCGCCGGACAGCGGCCTCGCCTACGTCGTCGTGCAGCACCTCTCCCCGGAGCACGAGAGCAGCCTCGCCGACATCCTGGCGCGGGCCACGCAGCTGCCGGTCGAGCTCGCGTCGGAGGGGAAGCGCATCGAGCGCGATCACGTGTACGTCATCCCACCGGCGGCGGGGCTCGTCGTGGAGCGCGGCGCCCTGCGGCTCGTCCCCTTCGACCACAAGGGTGCTCGCCTGCTGGTGAACACCTTCCTGACCTCGCTCGCGGAGGACCAGCGCGAGAACGCCGTCGGCATCGTGCTCTCGGGGACGGGCTCCGACGGTGCGCTCGGCATCGCTGCCGTGAAGCGCCACGGCGGCCGGACCTTCGCGCAGGCCCCCGGCGACGCCCGGTACGAGAGCATGCCCGCCGCCGCGATCGCGACGGGGATGGTGGAGCAGGTCCTCCCCGCCGAGGAGATCCCGGCAGCGCTCGTCAAGCTCGCCGCCGAGCGGCGGCACCATCCGCCCGAGAGCGCGCGGGGCGAGGCGGAGGGCCTCGGGCAGGCGCTCGAGGCGGTCGGCCGGACGACGGGACACGACTTCAGCCGCTACAAGCGGACCACGATCCTCCGCCGGCTCCACCGGCGGATGGCCGCCACCGGGGTCGGCACCGTCCGGGAGTACGCCGCCCTGCTCCAGGGGGACGCCGACGAGACCCGCCTCCTCGCCGAGGACCTGACGATCAACGTGACGAGCTTCTTCCGGGACGACGCGCCATTCCGGGTGCTCGAGCAGGTCGTGATCCCCGACCTCCTGAAGCGCCGACGGGCCGAGGGAGTCCGGCTCTGGGTGCCGGCCTGCTCCTCCGGCGAGGAGGCCTACTCGCTCGCGATCCTCTTCTGCGAGCGCGGCGACGAGCTGCCGCGCCCGCCGCAGATCCAGGTCTTCGCGACGGACATCGACGCCTCGGCCCTCGCGGAGGCGCGGCGCGGCCAGTACACGAGCGTCGTCGAGCGGCAGGTGAGCGCCGAGCGGCTGGCCCGGTTCTTCACGAGGCGCGGGGACTCGTACTCGGTCACGCGGCCGCTCCGCGACCTCTGCATCTTCACGGAGCACGATCTCGTCAGGGATCCGCCGTTCTCGCGGATGGACCTCGTGTCCTGCCGCAACCTGCTCATCTACCTGGAGCCCGCGCTCCAGAAGCGGGTCATCGAGCTCCTCCACTACGCGCTCCGCCCGGGCGGCTACCTGCTCCTCGGCAAGGCCGAGATGATCGACGCGCAGGAGCTGGAGCTGTTCGAGGTCGTGGACAAGACGGAGCGCGTGTTCCGCCGGCGCGAGGTGGACCGGCGCCCGGCGATCCTTCCGCCGGGGAGGCGGGCGCTGCCCCTCGAGCTGGCGGCGCCCAGCCGGCGGGGCGATCCCGAGGTGAGGAGCGCCGCCGATCGCTCGCGCAGCATCGTGCTCGAGGAGTACGCGCCGCCGTCGGTGGTGGTCGATGCCCGCGGCGAGATCCGGTACTACTGGGGGACGAAGCTGGCCTTCTTCCTGCCCCCCCGCGCCGGCGCCCCCTCGACGAACCTGATGCACGTCGCCCGGCGCGAGCTCCGGGTCGAGCTCTCCGCCGCCCTCCACAACGCCGCGCGCCAGGCGAAGCCCGTCACGTACAAGGACGTGGTGGTGGAGGCGGAGGGCGTCCAGCGCCGGCTGAACATCGTCGTCCGGCCGCTCCCTCCCTCGGAGCGGGATCCAGACGAGCTGTTCCTCGTCGTGTTCGAGGAGCTGCAGTCCGTTCCCATCGCGCACGGCACGCCGCTCGACGCGCCGACGCTGGAGCGCCACCAGCAGCTCCAGCGCGACCTCGAGAGCACCCAGGAGCGCCTCCAGGTCACGATCGAGGAGCTCGAGAACGCGAACGAGGCGCTCCGCAGCTCCAACGAGCAGCTGCAGGCGATGAACGAGGAGATGCACTCCGCCAACGAGGAGCTCCAGACCTCCCAGGAGGAGCTGCAGTCGGTGAACGAGGAGCTCAACACCCTCAACGCCGAGCTGAACAAGAAGGTGGACGAGCTCGAGCTGCTCTACGGCGACATCCAGAACCTGTTCCAGAGCACGCAGATCGCGACCATCTTCCTCGACCGTCAATCCCGGATCGCGCGGTTCACGCCGGCCGCGACGGCGGTCTTCCGGCTCGCCGACGGCGACGTGGGGCGGCCGCTGTCCGACTTCGCGGCCCGGTTCGACGCCCAGGGCGTGCCCCAGGAGGTGGCGAGGGTGCTCGAGACCCTCGCGCCCATCGAGCGCACCGTCGGGCTGGTGGACGAGAAGCGGTCGTTCCTCATGCGGATGAACCCGTACCGCACCCCATCCAACGTGATCGCGGGGGTGGTGGTCTCCTTCATCGACATCACCCAGCTGAAGGAGACGGAGGCGGCCCTGCGGCGGGCGGTGGAGGAGCGCGAGCGCGCGGAGCAGTCGCTCCGAGACGAGGACCGGAGGAAGGACCAGTTCCTCGCCGTCCTGTCGCACGAGCTCCGGAACCCGCTCGCGCCCATCCTGAGCAGCCTCCACGTCCTCGAGCATGGGACGGCGGACACCGGCGCGGCGGCCAAGGCGCACGCGATCATCGCCCGCCAGGTGGGGTACCTCGCCCGGCTCGTGGACGACCTCCTCGACGTGACGCGGATCGCGAACGGCAAGCTCCAGGTCGAGCGCCGGCCGCTGGACCTCCGCGAGCTCGCGCGGCGTACGGCCGAGGACCACCGGGTCACCTTCACCACACGTGAGGTGGCGCTCGAGGTCGCGCTCCCGCACGAGCCGGTGTGGGTCGAGGGGGACTCGACCCGCCTCGCGCAGGTGATCGGAAACGTGCTCCAGAACGCGGCGAAGTTCACGCCCGGCGGCGGCTCGGTCCGGCTGTCCCTCGAGGCCGCCGATCCCGTCGCGGTGCTGCGCGTCCGGGACACCGGCGTCGGGGTCGATCCCGCGATGATCCCGCGCCTGTTCCAGCCGTTCTCGCAGGCCGACACGACCCTCGATCGCCGCCTCGGCGGGCTCGGGCTCGGCCTCGCGCTCGTGAAGGGGCTCGTCGAGACGCACGGCGGCACGATCGCGCTGTCGAGCGGCGGCAAGGGGATGGGCACCGAGGTGACCGTGCGGCTCCCGCTCGTGGCAGCGCCGGCAGGGGTCGCGGTCGCACCGGCGGCGGCGCCGCCGCGACCGCGCCGCATCCTGGTGATCGAGGACAACGTCGATGCCGCGGAGAGCCTGCGGCTCGCGCTCGAGCTGGAGGGCCACGAGGTGGCCGTCGCGCACGACGGTCCGCAAGGGATCCGTCGAGCGCACGAGCTCACGCCGGAGGTCGTGCTCTGCGACATCGGGCTCCCGGAGATGGACGGCTACGCGGTCGCGAGGGCGCTCCGCCGCGAGCCCGGCCTCAGGAACACGCTCCTGATCGCGCTCACCGGCTACGCGCTCCCGGATGACCATCGGCGCGCCGCCGAGGCCGGGTTCGACGCGCACCTGACCAAGCCCACGACCCTCGAGGGGGTGCAGGAGGCCATCGATCGTGCGCCACCGCCGGCGTCACCGGGCGGCGGCGCGCCGCCGTGA